Proteins co-encoded in one Medicago truncatula cultivar Jemalong A17 chromosome 8, MtrunA17r5.0-ANR, whole genome shotgun sequence genomic window:
- the LOC11443549 gene encoding heterogeneous nuclear ribonucleoprotein H3 isoform X1: MDPYRYPPSLDSPFSRSYADRGTIYGAPRGAMLGSGGVSDGYEVGSKRQRMMESNPYFAVSSGTGSYQHYGYAGGGFQPPPPFPVVRLRGLPFNCTDIDILKFFAGLTIVDVLLVNKSGRFSGEAFVVFAGAMQVEFALQRDRQNMGRRYVEVFRCKKQDYYNAVAGEINYEGIYDNDYQGSPPPSRSKRFSDKEQMDYTEILKMRGLPFLVTKSQIIDFFKDYKLIEGRVHIACRPDGKATGEAYVEFVSPDEAKRAMFKDKMTIGSRYVELFPSTPDEARRAESRSRQ, from the exons ATGGATCCGTATCGTTATCCTCCGTCGCTCGATTCCCCCTTTTCCCGATCCTATGCCGATCGTGGAACCATCTACGGCGCTCCCAGGGG GGCAATGTTGGGAAGCGGGGGGGTTTCGGACGGGTACGAGGTTGGCTCAAAGAGACAAAGAATGATGGAATCCAATCCATACTTCGCAGTGAGCAGCGGAACAGGCAGCTATCAACATTATGGATATGCCGGTGGTGGCTTCCAGCCCCCTCCTCCTTTTCCTGTGGTTCGTCTCAGGGGGCTTCCATTTAACTGCACAGACATAGACATTTTGAAGTTCTTTGCTGGTCTGACCATTGTCGATGTGTTGCTGGTCAACAAGAGTGGACGGTTCTCTGGAGAGGCCTTTGTAGTCTTTGCAGGAGCAATGCAGGTTGAGTTTGCTTTACAAAGAGATCGACAGAACATGGGTCGCAGATATGTGGAAGTTTTCAGGTGTAAGAAGCAGGATTATTACAATGCTGTTGCTGGTGAGATCAATTACGAAGGAATATATGACAACGATTACCAAGGAAGCCCTCCTCCCTCCAGGTCCAAGAGATTCAGTGACAAAGAACAAATGGATTACACTGAGATATTGAAGATGCGTGGACTTCCTTTCTTGGTGACTAAATCTCAAATTATTGACTTTTTTAAAGATTACAAGCTGATAGAAGGTAGGGTACACATTGCATGTCGCCCAGATGGTAAAGCTACTGGAGAGGCATATGTAGAGTTTGTTTCGCCAGATGAGGCAAAGAGAGCAATGTTCAAGGATAAAATGACCATTGGTTCAAGGTATGTGGAACTGTTCCCTTCTACACCAGATGAAGCTAGACGGGCCGAGTCAAGATCAAGGCAATAA
- the LOC11443549 gene encoding heterogeneous nuclear ribonucleoprotein H3 isoform X2, protein MPIVEPSTALPGVSSGTGSYQHYGYAGGGFQPPPPFPVVRLRGLPFNCTDIDILKFFAGLTIVDVLLVNKSGRFSGEAFVVFAGAMQVEFALQRDRQNMGRRYVEVFRCKKQDYYNAVAGEINYEGIYDNDYQGSPPPSRSKRFSDKEQMDYTEILKMRGLPFLVTKSQIIDFFKDYKLIEGRVHIACRPDGKATGEAYVEFVSPDEAKRAMFKDKMTIGSRYVELFPSTPDEARRAESRSRQ, encoded by the exons ATGCCGATCGTGGAACCATCTACGGCGCTCCCAGGGG TGAGCAGCGGAACAGGCAGCTATCAACATTATGGATATGCCGGTGGTGGCTTCCAGCCCCCTCCTCCTTTTCCTGTGGTTCGTCTCAGGGGGCTTCCATTTAACTGCACAGACATAGACATTTTGAAGTTCTTTGCTGGTCTGACCATTGTCGATGTGTTGCTGGTCAACAAGAGTGGACGGTTCTCTGGAGAGGCCTTTGTAGTCTTTGCAGGAGCAATGCAGGTTGAGTTTGCTTTACAAAGAGATCGACAGAACATGGGTCGCAGATATGTGGAAGTTTTCAGGTGTAAGAAGCAGGATTATTACAATGCTGTTGCTGGTGAGATCAATTACGAAGGAATATATGACAACGATTACCAAGGAAGCCCTCCTCCCTCCAGGTCCAAGAGATTCAGTGACAAAGAACAAATGGATTACACTGAGATATTGAAGATGCGTGGACTTCCTTTCTTGGTGACTAAATCTCAAATTATTGACTTTTTTAAAGATTACAAGCTGATAGAAGGTAGGGTACACATTGCATGTCGCCCAGATGGTAAAGCTACTGGAGAGGCATATGTAGAGTTTGTTTCGCCAGATGAGGCAAAGAGAGCAATGTTCAAGGATAAAATGACCATTGGTTCAAGGTATGTGGAACTGTTCCCTTCTACACCAGATGAAGCTAGACGGGCCGAGTCAAGATCAAGGCAATAA
- the LOC11441534 gene encoding probable serine/threonine-protein kinase PIX13, giving the protein MGLCFSFLRPSSAPPQSSSFNRPLSSGSTSTVGFSATTSSAGRSQFSEVASGSIDDTTDGSLPFPSPNGQILERPNLKVFSFIELKAATKSFKSDTLLGEGGFGKVYKGWLDEKTLSPTKAGSGMVVAIKKLNSESTQGFQEWQSEVNFLGRLSHPNLVKLLGYCWDDDELLLVYEFMPKGSLENHLFRRNPNIEPLSWNTRIKIAIGAARGLAFLHDSADQVIYRDFKASNILLDGSYIAKISDFGLAKLGPSGGQSHVTTRVMGTYGYAAPEYIATGHLYVKSDVYGFGVVLLEILTAMRALDTKRPTGQQNLVEWVKPFLSNKKKLKGIMDGRIEGQYSPKAAVQAAALSLKCLENDPKQRPSMKEVLESLEVIEAIQVKTKRSNNNSHQPPVLQAARHQRVVKV; this is encoded by the exons ATGGGTCTCTGTTTTTCCTTTCTGCGCCCCTCCTCTGCACCCCCTCAATCTTCTTCCTTCAACAGACCTCTTTCTTCAG GTTCAACAAGCACTGTTGGATTCTCAGCAACTACAAGCAGTGCTGGAAGAAGCCAATTCTCTGAGGTAGCAAGTGGAAGCATTGATGATACTACTGATGGGTCTCTTCCTTTTCCTTCACCAAATGGTCAAATTCTTGAAAGACCAAATTTGAAGgtttttagttttattgaatTGAAAGCTGCTACAAAAAGCTTCAAATCTGATACATTACTTGGTGAAGGTGGTTTTGGAAAAGTTTATAAAGGTTGGTTAGATGAGAAAACTCTTTCTCCTACTAAAGCTGGTTCTGGAATGGTTGTTGCTATCAAAAAATTGAACTCTGAAAGTACTCAAGGATTTCAAGAATGGCAG TCAGAAGTTAACTTTTTGGGAAGGCTCTCTCACCCAAACTTGGTGAAGCTATTAGGTTATTGTTGGGACGATGACGAGCTTCTTCTTGTGTACGAGTTCATGCCAAAAGGAAGTTTGGAGAATCATCTCTTCAGAA GAAATCCTAACATTGAACCACTTTCTTGGAACACAAGAATCAAAATAGCTATTGGTGCAGCTCGTGGTTTGGCTTTCTTGCATGATTCAGCAGATCAAGTTATATACAGAGATTTTAAGGCTTCAAATATACTCCTTGATGGG AGTTACATTGCAAAAATCTCAGATTTTGGATTAGCTAAATTGGGGCCTTCTGGGGGACAATCACATGTAACTACCAGGGTCATGGGCACATATGGTTATGCTGCTCCAGAATACATTGCAACAG GACACTTGTACGTGAAGAGTGATGTGTATGGCTTTGGTGTGGTGCTGTTAGAAATCCTAACAGCCATGAGGGCATTGGACACAAAGAGGCCAACAGGACAACAAAACCTAGTTGAATGGGTGAAACCTTTTCTGTccaataagaaaaaattgaaaggcATAATGGATGGTAGAATAGAAGGACAATACTCACCAAAGGCAGCAGTACAAGCAGCAGCACTTTCTCTAAAGTGCTTAGAAAATGACCCTAAACAACGTCCTTCTATGAAAGAAGTACTTGAGTCATTGGAAGTTATTGAAGCAATTCAGGTCAAAACCAAAAGAtccaacaacaattctcatcaACCTCCAGTTCTTCAAGCTGCTAGGCACCAGAGAGTTGtgaaagtataa
- the LOC120577556 gene encoding F-box/kelch-repeat protein At3g23880 produces MTKKTIAARMQQLFRTLTSSSLHTPPLPFLPFDLITDILCRLPVKFLIQFQCVCKSWNSLISDPKFAEKHCRLSTTRLVHTLTFSNLPYKHILKSYPLHSVFIDLTTNQTAHPITQLETPSKYYFYFVGSCNGILCLLACDYAGFVSIRLWNPSIRKFKELPYLQKQEGVMYGFGYDAVTNNYKVVVVLRACYSSGNSFEVNVYTLSTDSWKSLQIYIMPSFKFQGKMCLCLIH; encoded by the coding sequence ATGACTAAGAAAACAATAGCCGCCAGGATGCAGCAATTATTCAGAACCCTAACATCGTCGTCACTTCACACGCCGCCTCTGCCCTTTCTTCCTTTCGATCTCATTACAGATATCCTCTGTAGACTCCCTGTGAAATTCCTCATACAATTCCAGTGTGTTTGCAAGTCATGGAATTCTCTTATATCTGATCCCAAATTTGCTGAGAAACACTGCCGCCTCTCAACTACACGCCTTGTCCACACCTTAACCTTTTCCAATCTCCCATACAAACACATTCTCAAGTCTTACCCACTACATTCCGTTTTCATCGACCTGACTACTAACCAGACCGCACACCCCATCACACAGCTCGAAACTCCttccaaatattatttttactttgttggTTCGTGCAATGGCATCCTCTGTCTACTTGCTTGTGATTATGCAGGCTTCGTTTCCATTCGATTGTGGAACCCTTCCATTAGAAAATTCAAGGAATTGCCCTATCTTCAAAAGCAGGAAGGTGTGATGTATGGCTTTGGCTATGACGCAGTTACTAATAATTACAAGGTGGTGGTTGTTTTACGTGCATGCTATAGTAGTGGTAATTCTTTTGAAGTGAATGTTTATACTTTGAGTACTGATTCTTGGAAAAGCCTCCAAATTTATATAATGCCTTCTTTTAAGTTTCAAGGTAAAATGTGTTTATGTTTGATACATtga
- the LOC11438020 gene encoding ent-copalyl diphosphate synthase, chloroplastic — MTNLQAFANCVSITSVIFEPCQEDCQGLTPGKMYVFKHFEKNGEFFCFAGQLNQAVMGMFNLYRASQVLFQEENILEDAKSFSSKYLTKKRVANELLDKWIITKDLSGEVGYALDVPWYASLPRLETRFYLEQYGGENDVWIGKTLYRMPYVNNDVYLELAKLDYNYCQAMHYDEWEEIQSGKGGSQWHDEGNKSKREAELLVEIINLTAGNWTKDVHLNPEYNKLLDVTNIICTGLRNFQSIRLIMNTSFMLRSACLDRQSVFRVIVCDRRFGQNYILEL; from the exons ATGACAAATTTGCAGGCTTTTGCAAACTGTGTCAGCATCACATCAGTCATTTTCGAACCATGTCAGGAAGATTGCCAGGGGTTAACCCCTGGCAAAATGT ATGTGTTCAAGCATTttgagaaaaatggtgaattcTTCTGCTTTGCCGGACAACTAAATCAAGCTGTTATGGGCATGTTCAATCTATATAGAGCTTCTCAAGTGCTATTTCAAGAAGAGAATATTCTTGAGGATGCGAAGAGTTTCTCGagcaaatatttaacaaagaagCGTGTTGCTAATGAGCTCTTAGATAAATGGATCATAACCAAAGATTTATCTGGCGAG GTGGGTTATGCTCTAGATGTGCCATGGTATGCTAGCTTACCGAGATTGGAGACAAGATTTTACCTTGAACAATATGGTGGCGAAAATGATGTTTGGATTGGTAAGACCCTTTACAG gATGCCGTACGTGAACAATGATGTTTATCTTGAGCTTGCAAAGTTAGATTACAACTATTGTCAAGCAATGCATTATGATGAATGGGAAGAAATCCAAAG TGGCAAAGGTGGTTCTCAATGGCACGATGAAGGAAACAAATCCAAAAGAGAAGCTGAATTACTTGTGGAAATCATAAATTTAACCGCGGGAAATTGGACAAAAGATGTACATCTCAATCCAGAGTACAATAAACTACTTGATGTCACAAACATAATCTGCACTGGCCTCCGTAATTTCCAAAGCATTAGGTTAATAATGAATACTAGTTTTATGCTTAGAAGTGCATGTTTGGACCGACAATCAGTTTTCAGAGTCATAGTTTGCGACCGTAGATTTGgccaaaattatattttggaaCTTTAA